The Acetomicrobium thermoterrenum DSM 13490 genomic sequence ATGGATAAGTTGAGCGATGCCGTAAGGGGTTGTCGCTTCGTCGTAATAACCGTGGCCCTGACTCCTCAGACGAAGGGGTTGATTGGCGAAAAGGTGTTGGGGAGTATGGACGAAAACGCCTTTTTAATAAATGTAGCCCGCGCAGATGTTGTGGAAAGAAAAGCCTTGGAAAGGGCCTTGATGAAAAAGAGGATTGCGGGATGCGGCTTGGACGTCTTTTGGCAGGAACCTCCGAATCAGGAGGATCCTTTGTTAAATATGCCAAATGTCTACGTTACCCCGCACATAGGGGGAACCAATGACGAAGCATTAAAAGGTATACCTGCTTACATAGCTCAAAATGTAGATAGGCTTTCGAAGGGAGAGTTACCTCTATCTTGCGTGAATATTAAGTCTCACTAGAACATCATTCGATAATCTCCTGGAGGTGTTTTTATGAAAGTCAGAACTCTTTTGTTCGATTTCGACATGACATTGGTCGATACTAGCCATGCCATCGCCTACGCCATGAATTATTTTGCCAGGATAATGGGATTGAGAGCCGTAAGTTACGAAGAGGTGTTGTCTACGATAGGAATTCCCATGGAAAAGTCTTTGCGCTGTCTGTGGAATGAATTCAGGCCAGAGTGGCTCGACATTTATTCAAAGGAATGCAGACCTCTGGAATATGAACGAATGAAGCTTTTCCCGGGAACCGAAGAAGTCTTGCAGGCCCTAAGGAATAGGGGTTTAATGTTGGCCATTACGTCGAACAGGAGAAATGCCAAAAGGGCTGTCAGGCATTTAGGCATTGATAAATATTTCGATATCGTTTTAGGGTTGGAAGATGTAGATAAAGCTAAACCTGATCCTTACATTTTGTTCAAGGCTGTAGAAAGTCTTGGTGTCGATAAAGATGAAGCGATATACGTTGGGGATACGGTGATCGATATGGAAACGGCAAATAATGCTGATATCGTGGGGATTGGACTTGCAACGGGGCCAAACTCGGCTGAGGATTTGAAGAAAGCAGGGGCCCTAATGGTCTTATCCGACATAAGGGAGATTCCAAATATACTGACCTGTGACGGCTTCTTGATCGTAGATGAAGCAAAGGTGGGTAATTAGTTTTCTTTATAGGGAAAGGTGATTTAGACATGTCCAGCGGAGCGCGTATAAAACCTTCTTTTTCTGAAAATGCGACTAAGGTATTAGAGCGTAGATATTTATTGAAAGACGAGAAAGGAAATCTCATAGAGACGCCGGAGGATATGCTATGGCGCGTAGCGAGCGCTATAGCAAAGGCAGAAAGAGCATTTGCCGATGAGGAATCGGAGGAGGAGTGGGCCAATAAATTTTATGAAATGATGGCCAGTCTGGATTTTTTGCCCAATTCTCCAACGCTTATGAATGCAGGGACGCCCACTGCACAGCTGTCGGCCTGCTTTGTCCTTCCCGTGGGAGACAGTATGGATGAGATATTCGACGCCCTCAAGTATACGGCCCTCGTCCATAAATCAGGGGGAGGGACGGGCTTTAATTTTTCGTCTCTTCGTCCCTATGGTGATATCGTAAAGAGCACCAAGGGAGTCGCCTCTGGCCCAGTATCCTTTATGGAGCTTTTTGACCATACTACCGATGTGGTAAAGCAAGGGGGGATGAGGCGGGGTGCCAATATGGGGATCTTAAACGCCGATCATCCCGACGTCATAAAATTCGTCAAGGCAAAGATCGAAGAGGGGAAGTTGAAGAACTTCAATATTTCGGTGGGAACCACGCAAAAATTCATGAAAGCCGTATTAAATGATGAGGAGTGGGAGCTGGTAAACCCGCGGACTGGAGAAGTTGTCGATAAAGTTGGGGCACGGAATCTCTTTGATTTGCTCTGCGAGATGGCCTGGAAGACAGGCGACCCCGGGATAATATTTTTGGACAAAATTGAAGCTTCAAACCCTACTCCCAATTTGGGAAGCATTACTGCCACAAATCCCTGCGGCGAGCAGCCCCTTTTGCCCTTTGAATCATGCAACCTGGGAAGCATTAACTTGTCTAATATGGTTCTGCCTAAGGGTGAAATCGACTGGAGCAAACTGGAAAGAACGGTGCGCATTGCCGTACGTTTTCTCGATGACGTGATAGAGGTCAACCAGTTTCCCATAAAAGAGATTGCCGATATGACCATGTCGACGAGAAAAATCGGATTGGGAGTTATGGGCTGGGCTGACGTCCTATTGAAGCTGCGCATTCCCTACGATAGCGATGAGGCATTAAACCTTGCCCGTAAAGTAATGTCTTTCATCACAAAGATCGGGCACGAAGAGAGCGCACGCTTAGCTGAAGCCAGAGGACCCTTTCCGGCCTGGAAGGGGAGCAGATGGGAAGAAAAAGGGATGTTAATGAGAAATGCTACGGTGACGACCATTGCTCCTACGGGGACCATATCCCTTGTGGCTGAGGCATCGAGCGGTGTAGAGCCCGTCTTTGCGCTTGCCTACAGGCGTAAGGCCTTTGAGGGTGAAGCTAATTTGACTTACGTAAATGAAATTTTGCTGGATGCCCTTAGAGAGGAAGGACTCTATTCGGAAGCTTTGATCGAACTGATTTTGGAAAGAGGGTCTTTAAAGGAACTCGATCTTCCCGACAACTTAAAGAAAGTTTTTGTTACTGCCCACGATATTTCCCCTGAATGGCACGTGAGGATGCAGGCGGCATTTCAGGAATACACAGATAACGCCGTAAGCAAGACCATTAACATGCCCCACGAGGCTTCCGTAGATGATGTCAAGAAGGCATATTTGTTGGCCTATGAGCTGGGATGCAAGGGGATAACGATATTCAGGGACAGATGCAAAGAAGACCAGGTGCTTTACATAGGCACCGGCGAAGTGCCATCCTTCGAGGTGAAAGAGGAGCCGAAGGGTTTGGTGGGCAAAGGTTACGTAAAACCAAGGAGGCGACCGCCCCTTCTTTCGGGCAGAACGGTAAAGATTGGTACAAGTTACGGGAATCTTTATCTTACTTTGAACTTTATAGATGGACAGCCCTTTGAAGTTTTCGCCACTTTGGGAAAGTCGGGCAAGGACACTCAGGCCCACACTGAAGCTTTAGGGAGACTGATATCCCTTGCGCTTAGGAGCGATATACCCATAGACGAGATCATAAAACAGCTCAAGGGCATTGGAGGAAGTAGCCCCTTTCTCGAAGGAGATGCCCTAATTTTGAGTTTGCCCGACGCAATCGCGAGAGGATTGGAGATGGCTCTCGGTAAGGCCGTCGAAGTAAACGAGAGAGGGGATATGTGTCCTGTATGCGGGGCTCCTTTGATTCATGCCGAAGGGTGCGAGCGCTGCACCGGTTGCGATTACAGCAAGTGCTCTTAAGAGCATGTCGAGATGAAAGAGGGCAAAAGCGCTAGTCAAACCGTATATGCCATATGGTGCGTAATTTTAGTCTCATTGGCCGTGACATTCTTTTTGGCCTGGCAAAATCACCATTACTATACGCACCCCAGTGTAGTGATGGCGAAATCTGCCCTGTATATAGACGAATATCCCGTAGAAGGATGGTTATTGTGGCAAGAAGAGGTGATCTCTGCTCCTTTGGACGGGGCTCTAAAGTTCGTAAATGGGGGCAAGGTGGCAAGAGTGGCCAAAGGCGAAGCGATCGCAGTCGTTCAGGGCAGGAATCGGAGGGTAGTTTGGGCGCCTGAGGCCGGATACTTCGTTCCGGCGCTGGACGGACAGGAGGGTAAGTGGAGTTTTGGTCGCCTATGGCTGGATTACGACGATTTGCCAAAAGAAGTAAGGGCAAAGCCTGTGCCGCAAGGGGTTGACGTAAAAAGGGGCTCGCCGATCGGAAAGATCATACCATTGCCGCAGGCTTTGCGTTGCGTTTTTTACACATACCTGACTCCCAAAATTAAAGAAAATTTGGAGAGAAACTTTCTGTGGATCAGGTTTGATGAGCGGGATATACCCATTAAAGTGGAGGTATTGGCTAAAGAAATTATTGGACTTAAAGCCAGGGTCAACATTTCTCTAATGCCCTATTTTCCGGCCCATTTGACAGTAGATCGCAAACTCAGATTCATGATCTACGAGGGAAGAAGACAAGGAGTATTGGTGCCGGAGGAAAGCGTAATTTTCAAAGAGGGCAAACAGGGGGTATACGTGGTCTCCAAGGGTATGGTTGTTTTCAGAGAAATAAGTGGAGTGCCCACGGAAGATAAAATGTATTTCGTCGATGATGGATTATTGCCAGGAGAAATAGTCGTTTTGAAGGGCGATAAAGCCAGAGAGGGGAGGGTCTTCCTTTGGTGAATTTATCGGACATACAAAAAAATCTCGAATCGGTAAAAGAACGAATCGCTAAAACAGCCGAAAGCGTCGGCAGGATGCCCGATCAAATTAAATTGATAGCAGTCACGAAAAATCAGCCCCTGGAAGCTATGTTGCAAGCCTCGAGGAGCGGCCTGATAGATGGCATCGGGGAGAACAGGGTCCAGGAGGCGAAGGACAAGAAGGAGCGCTGGCCATCGGATTTGAAACTTCCCTGGCATATGATAGGACACTTGCAACGCAATAAAGCTAAACTGGCAATTCAATTATTTGATATAATACAAAGCATCGATAGCATGGATCTTGCGACAGTTTTAGAAAAAAGACTGGCTGCACTGGAAAAGAACATGGAGGTACTTATAGAGGTCAACATATCGGGGGAAATTTCGAAATACGGCGTCGATCCCAAAGATGTTTCCTCCATGGCAGAATATATTTTAAGAAATTGCCCCAGTTTAAAACTGACGGGTCTTATGGGTATAGGACCTTTGGCCAAAGACAGAAAAAAAATAATATCATCCTTTGTCCTACTTCGTCGTCTGAAAGAAAAAACGGAGAAAGATATTGGCCTTCAATTGCACGAATTATCTATGGGCATGAGCGACGATTTCGAGCTTGCCATAAAGGAGGGGAGCACTATGGTGCGCATAGGACGTGCCATATTCGGCCCCAGAGTGGACTAATAAATCTTTACTGGAGGAGAGGGGAATGCTCGAAAGATTTCTTGCTTTGTTGGGCATTTCGGAGCAAAAGGACGAAGATCTCTTCGAAGAGGAGTCGGGGGAAGAGGGCGGGGCTTCGGGCTCGCAATATGGCGAGGTAACCTTAATATACTGCAAAGGGTCCAAATGCGTCGAACGCAGGGAAGATTTGGCCGAAGCCCTTCATGGCGGTAAGATAGTAGTGATCGACTTGAAGGGGGTCGAGAAGGCAGAAGGACAAAGCGCTCTGGATTTCATTTGCGGTGTAGCATACGCCATGAGGGGTGTGGTTATGAGGATCGCTCCTGCGGTTTTTTTGGCCACTCCAAAGCGAAACCTTGTCGATCTGTGGGAGGAGGAAAGGGTAGAGGCCAAAGATCATGAGTGAAGTTTTATCCGCTCTTGACGTCATTAACAAAGATTTCAAAAGGTCTCTGCGCGGTTATGACCCTGCAGAGGTCGATGACTTTCTGGATCTGGTCGCCGAGAGCCTTCACTTTTACGCGGAAAAGTGCCAGGAACAGGAGCGCAGGATTGGACAGCTGGAGAGGCAGTTGGAGGATTATAGAAATTTAAGGGATTCTCTCCAAGAGGCGTTGCTCATGGCCCAGCAAAGCGCCGACGAGAAAGTTGAGGCAGCGAAAAGGGAGGCCGAAGCTATAGTCTCTGAGGCTAGGGCCAAATCCGAAAGGATGCTTGAGGAGACGTCACAGCTTTTAAATCAATATAAAATGGAGATCGAAAGGATGAAGAAGCTCAAGGTGGCCTTTGTGGCTGATTTTAAATCTATAATAAATAAGTATGCTGAGATGATAGAGGCTGAAATGTCAGATGTCGAAGGCTAGTCCTGCAGAAGAAGAGCTCTTGTGCAAGAGCGTCAGGTTTTTGAAGGGTGTAGGCCCTAAAAGGGCGTCGCTTTTGTCCAAGTTGGGCGTAGAAACCGTCGAGGACCTTTTGTATTTTTTCCCCCGGCGTTACGAGGACAGAAGGCAAATAACGCCCATCAAATCGCTCGAGCCCGATTCCTATGCCGCCTTGCTCGTCAGAGTGGTTGGAGTGGAAAAAAAGATCACAAAAAAGCGCAACCTCAATCTTACTGTTGCCACAGTAAGCGATGGTACGGAGATCGCACAAGCTCTTTGGTTTAACAAGAGGGGGTTGGAAAATCTCCTTTCGATTGGCACGTTGGTCGCGCTCTTCGGAAAAATTAAAGAAAATTACGGGATGTTGCAGATATTAAATCCCGAATTTGAGATAATCGAAGAAGATACTCTTCCTGAAGAAATGGGAAAGATAGTTCCCATATATCCTCTCACAGAGGGATTAAGCCAGAGATGGCTGAGGCTTTTGATAAGAAGAACTCTTTCGGAGTATCTGTCCTATGTGGAGGAGTTCCTGCCTGAGGATATCGTTTTACGTTACGGATTTCCACCGTTAAAGAAGGCCATCCTCGGATATCACTATCCTGATGACGAGAGGGACTGGAAATCATGCAGAAAGAGGCTTGCTTTCGACGAGCTTTT encodes the following:
- a CDS encoding HAD family hydrolase — translated: MKVRTLLFDFDMTLVDTSHAIAYAMNYFARIMGLRAVSYEEVLSTIGIPMEKSLRCLWNEFRPEWLDIYSKECRPLEYERMKLFPGTEEVLQALRNRGLMLAITSNRRNAKRAVRHLGIDKYFDIVLGLEDVDKAKPDPYILFKAVESLGVDKDEAIYVGDTVIDMETANNADIVGIGLATGPNSAEDLKKAGALMVLSDIREIPNILTCDGFLIVDEAKVGN
- a CDS encoding vitamin B12-dependent ribonucleotide reductase — encoded protein: MSSGARIKPSFSENATKVLERRYLLKDEKGNLIETPEDMLWRVASAIAKAERAFADEESEEEWANKFYEMMASLDFLPNSPTLMNAGTPTAQLSACFVLPVGDSMDEIFDALKYTALVHKSGGGTGFNFSSLRPYGDIVKSTKGVASGPVSFMELFDHTTDVVKQGGMRRGANMGILNADHPDVIKFVKAKIEEGKLKNFNISVGTTQKFMKAVLNDEEWELVNPRTGEVVDKVGARNLFDLLCEMAWKTGDPGIIFLDKIEASNPTPNLGSITATNPCGEQPLLPFESCNLGSINLSNMVLPKGEIDWSKLERTVRIAVRFLDDVIEVNQFPIKEIADMTMSTRKIGLGVMGWADVLLKLRIPYDSDEALNLARKVMSFITKIGHEESARLAEARGPFPAWKGSRWEEKGMLMRNATVTTIAPTGTISLVAEASSGVEPVFALAYRRKAFEGEANLTYVNEILLDALREEGLYSEALIELILERGSLKELDLPDNLKKVFVTAHDISPEWHVRMQAAFQEYTDNAVSKTINMPHEASVDDVKKAYLLAYELGCKGITIFRDRCKEDQVLYIGTGEVPSFEVKEEPKGLVGKGYVKPRRRPPLLSGRTVKIGTSYGNLYLTLNFIDGQPFEVFATLGKSGKDTQAHTEALGRLISLALRSDIPIDEIIKQLKGIGGSSPFLEGDALILSLPDAIARGLEMALGKAVEVNERGDMCPVCGAPLIHAEGCERCTGCDYSKCS
- a CDS encoding HlyD family efflux transporter periplasmic adaptor subunit; this translates as MKEGKSASQTVYAIWCVILVSLAVTFFLAWQNHHYYTHPSVVMAKSALYIDEYPVEGWLLWQEEVISAPLDGALKFVNGGKVARVAKGEAIAVVQGRNRRVVWAPEAGYFVPALDGQEGKWSFGRLWLDYDDLPKEVRAKPVPQGVDVKRGSPIGKIIPLPQALRCVFYTYLTPKIKENLERNFLWIRFDERDIPIKVEVLAKEIIGLKARVNISLMPYFPAHLTVDRKLRFMIYEGRRQGVLVPEESVIFKEGKQGVYVVSKGMVVFREISGVPTEDKMYFVDDGLLPGEIVVLKGDKAREGRVFLW
- a CDS encoding YggS family pyridoxal phosphate-dependent enzyme; the encoded protein is MNLSDIQKNLESVKERIAKTAESVGRMPDQIKLIAVTKNQPLEAMLQASRSGLIDGIGENRVQEAKDKKERWPSDLKLPWHMIGHLQRNKAKLAIQLFDIIQSIDSMDLATVLEKRLAALEKNMEVLIEVNISGEISKYGVDPKDVSSMAEYILRNCPSLKLTGLMGIGPLAKDRKKIISSFVLLRRLKEKTEKDIGLQLHELSMGMSDDFELAIKEGSTMVRIGRAIFGPRVD
- a CDS encoding cell division protein SepF, which translates into the protein MLERFLALLGISEQKDEDLFEEESGEEGGASGSQYGEVTLIYCKGSKCVERREDLAEALHGGKIVVIDLKGVEKAEGQSALDFICGVAYAMRGVVMRIAPAVFLATPKRNLVDLWEEERVEAKDHE
- a CDS encoding DivIVA domain-containing protein, yielding MSEVLSALDVINKDFKRSLRGYDPAEVDDFLDLVAESLHFYAEKCQEQERRIGQLERQLEDYRNLRDSLQEALLMAQQSADEKVEAAKREAEAIVSEARAKSERMLEETSQLLNQYKMEIERMKKLKVAFVADFKSIINKYAEMIEAEMSDVEG